TTCACCATTTAATTGAGATAAATAGTTTTTTAATGCTGCTTTAACGTTATCACGAAGAGGTTTATTAACCTGTTGTGCTTGTGCATTTAACATTGTTACTGTTAATGGGTTTTGTGTAGGTTGTTGTTCTAACATTTTTTTCTATCCAACTTTATTATTAAGATTCTAACGAATCGATTTAACAAAATCTTCTAATGCGTTTAATTGCTCTTTAGTTGAGCTTAACGTATTAAAAGTGCGTTTAAAATTTGATTCCGGTTGTAACTGTTCCACATACCAACCAACGTGTTTGCGAGCAATTCGATAGCCTTTTTCTTCCCCATAAAAGTGGTGTAAGTCTTCAATATGCTTAAACATCAGTTGATATTTTTCATTTTCGGGTAATGTGGAATATTGCCCGGTTTCAAAAAAATCGTTGATTTCCTTAAATAGCCAAGGATTGCCAAAACTTCCTCGCCCAATCATTACTGCATCAGCATTGGTGTAATCTAAAACAGATTTCGCTTTTTCAGCCGAAATAATATCGCCATTAGCAATAATGGGGATTGATACAGCTTGTTTAACGGCTTTGATGCTTTCATATTCCGCCTCGCCATTGAATAAACAACTGCGGGTGCGTCCGTGAATAGTAAGGGCTTTAATGCCGGCTTGTTCTGCAATTTTGGCTATTGTCAGACAATTTCTATTTTCAAGATCCCAGCCTGTTCTAATTTTTAGCGTAACAGGCACATCAACGGCATTAACCACAGCATCTAATATTTGAGCGACTAATTCAGGTTCACGCAGCAGA
The sequence above is a segment of the Mannheimia bovis genome. Coding sequences within it:
- the dusB gene encoding tRNA dihydrouridine synthase DusB; its protein translation is MQIGQYEIKNRIFLAPMAGITDQPFRRLCSQLGAGLTFSEMMSTNPDVWHTEKSRLRLAHHEEIGINAVQIAGSDPIEMAEAAKVNVEYGADIIDINMGCPAKKVNKKMAGSALLREPELVAQILDAVVNAVDVPVTLKIRTGWDLENRNCLTIAKIAEQAGIKALTIHGRTRSCLFNGEAEYESIKAVKQAVSIPIIANGDIISAEKAKSVLDYTNADAVMIGRGSFGNPWLFKEINDFFETGQYSTLPENEKYQLMFKHIEDLHHFYGEEKGYRIARKHVGWYVEQLQPESNFKRTFNTLSSTKEQLNALEDFVKSIR